The Zonotrichia albicollis isolate bZonAlb1 chromosome 6, bZonAlb1.hap1, whole genome shotgun sequence genome window below encodes:
- the LOC141729245 gene encoding uncharacterized protein LOC141729245, producing MSNTTEAVDIGEKSKLRRDGEERGGRNYFSGAGRALRGAPGRAAPGARHAPHRRRGPGPRLPAAFVPRSGGLALIRLRRALIPGRGAARLQQPPGPRPCPAGPPPPSAPGRGAARQGRAGSWALARGGADLPRLCPGASLRPWGGQPRPRGRGDPSPPGHGAREVNRGLLPPPAAAAGDEGRGSRPAGSPAAVPSQRQQGTAGKLPPAGGSHQIASLLGAPLKPRTWSPKLLIAGAEKRGACGELDSSRQPSEWTARAESNTLRYCTLHKQQPCC from the exons atGTCGAATACTACTGAAGCTGTAGATATAGGCGAAAAATCCAAGCTGAGGAGGGAcggggaggagagaggggggCGCAATTACTTTAGCGGTGCA GGCCGAGCGCTGCGCGGAGCCCCCGGCAGAGCCGCCCCCGGGGCGCGGCACGCACCGCACCGGCGGAGGGGCCCGGGGCCGCGACTCCCCGCCGCCTTTGTGCCTCGCTCGGGCGGGCTCGCCCTCATCCGCCTCCGCCGAGCGCTCATCCCCGGGCGCGGCGCTGCGCGGCTCCAGCAGCCCCCGGGACCGCgcccctgcccggcggggccgccGCCACCGAGCGCGCCCGGGCGCGGGGCGGCGCGGCAAGGACGCGCGGGAAGTTGGGCGCTAGCGCGGGGCGGCGCGGACCTTCCGCGGCTTTGCCCGGGCGCCTCGCTTCGGCCTTGGGGCGGGCAGCCTCGGCCGAGGGGACGCGGAGACCCgagccctcctggccatggTGCTCGGGAGGTAAACCGCgggctgctccctcctcccgcagctgcagcgggagacGAGGGGCGAGGATCCCGTCCCGCAGggagcccagcagctgtgcccagtcagaggcagcagggaacGGCAGGAAAACTCCCTCCTGCGGGAGGGTCCCACCAGATCGCCTCTCTTCTGGGGGCGCCTCTGAAACCACGGACCTGGAGCCCCAAGCTGCTGATTGCTGGAGCTGAAAAGCGCGGTGCTTGTGGAGAGCTGGACTCTTCGCGCCAGCCCAGTGAGTGGACAGCTAGAGCAGAAAGTAACACGCTGCGTTACTGCACCTTACACAAACAGCAGCCGTGCTGCTAA